The DNA window TAGCATTTGCAAAAGCAGTTGCAGTGAAATTTTGAGCAGCATTCTTAGGGTCCTTTGTAGCAACCTCAGCAGCTTTGGCAGCAGCAGCAGCTTCTGCAGCATCAGCAGCTCTCTTTTTCTCACATCCTCTTTTGGTATGACCCTTCTGCAGATAATACTTGCAAGTAAATGGTCGTAAATGCCTCTTCAAAGTGGTAGTTGGCTTTGATTTTTTGTTAGAGTGTCCTCTTTCATCTGCATCCTTTCTTCTCTTAGTTTGGAGCTTTCCTGATTTTTTCTTAACCAATGGTGCCAAAGGTCTATTGTATTCAGATTGTTTCCATAATTGTTGGCCAGGTAAGGGGTTGATGTGGTGGCTGTAAGTGACTTTATAGGACTCCGTAGTTAATAGCCTGTGACAAAAACTCTCTAAATACTTATTCACTCTATCAATAGCAGCACAAGCATACACACAGGACTCCTGTAAACATAGAAACAATAACCAAGTAACTAATTAACCAACCAAGCATATAAACAATAATAAGTGACAACAATTGTAAAGTGACATGATactacatataaataatttatatacataatagATCAAATTTATTATCAACCAATACTATTTTAccataaaaatacatattaaagaATGTTCTTCACAGCTGCCAACAAATTATAAAGTGGCATGCATTTGCTAAGTAGTTTAAGTAACTAAACCTTAAGTAATTTAGGTAACTAAGTAgactaattaactaattaatccaGTAACTACTTAACTAAGTAACTaagtaactaattaactaaGTAAATGAGTAACTAATTCATGAGACCAATCATACAAACAATAATTCAATAACTAATTAGTTAAGTAACTAAGTTACAGTAAACAATCAAAAAGCAACTAACTattgaaataaatatatttaagtaaCTAAGAATTGAATAAACATATAATAAATTTGTGATAGAAAGTTAAAAGTATTACCAGTTAGCATCCAAAATGGTAAGTACATAGTCTTTTTTCCAAGTCAACTACATGATTTGTAGGATGTCCATGCATCTCGAACTTCTCATAGCTGGTGTCTCCAATCCAAATTGGGTGTTAGTGTTTAGATTCTTTCCTCACCTTCTCAAGTTTACTCTTGATTATTGAGGGAAGTATCCCCAAATGATTATCAAACTTCACCTTATTCTTGGCCATTGTCCTCATTACAAACATCCTCACTTCTTCAAGCAAGGTAATTATCGACTTTTTCCTAGCTTCTTTTATCTTCGGATTGAATACTTCACATGCATTGTTACAAATAGAATCTAACTTTGTCTTGTGACTGAACTGTGACCTTGTCCAAGAATGTCTTGGCCATTTTTTTAGGTACGCCCATGCATCCTCATTAAGCTACTTCATCTTTTTCATATATTCCTTAAATTCTTCGTAAGTAGTGGCACATGCATAATCCCATAATAAGTCCCTAAACTCTAAAACTTTCcactatttattaaaatttcttCATAGATGTCATATATAGAATCGGTGATGCACATTAGGCATCACCTCCTGCACAGCATGAAGCAAGCCCTACAATCCAAAGGTAACGCATACAATTATCCATTCATACCCATGATTATTCTAAATAAGAGTCATTAACTATTCAGTGTCGTGACCCATAATTGTCCCTCACATTGCTGTTCACTCACCATTACAGTCCCTCACATTCATATTATAGAACCATAAAAGTTACTCACTTTTGTTATTATGCACCTAAACAAGTCCTTTAAACATAGTAATAGCAACTAATATGACACAGTACAAACATCATGGcaataataagttaaatattTACCAACTCAGAATATCTTTTGcatgttaaaaataaagttcCATTCATGTATCTTGTAATCTCCGAAGTCTTGGTGCAATAGTTTCACGAACCACTTCCAATTCGCTGTGTTCTCAACTTCAACAATTGCCCATACGATTATGTATATTTGATGGTTAGCATCCTGCACAACTGCTAAAAGAATCTAGCCTCTAAACACAACCTTTAGAAAAACTTCATCAAGTCCAATGAGTGGACGACAGTCAGACTTGAAGCCATTCTTGCATCCATTTAAACAGACATACATCTTCTAAAAAATTACCTCATCGTTTGGTCATCTATGAATGTCTTCACTTGCCAGCAAGTATCCTCATGATCCTTCGAAGCAAAAGTAACCCAGTTGCATTCCTTCACCTTGCATACTGCCCTTAACCTCTTCCTATCATTCTTCTTGAATCGAATATGCCTTTTCTCTTGAATGGTATACTCCTTAACATTCTCTTTGAAATCTCACTTGGTATTAAACTTCATTCCAACCTCTAAATGTAACTCACCAAACCTAGCACCCTCCCTAAAAACTGGAAATACTTCATCAAATTCATCCTTTTCCCTTAGCTTGTCTTTAGAATTCTGTGGAGTCTTCATCTCCAACGAATGTTAGAAGTTGCCACCATCAGAATCAATCCCAGGATCATAGGCATCATAATTTTTAGGCTTGccacctgatgagcggataatttatacgctttttggcattgtttttatatagtttttagtaagtttaagctacttttagggatgttttcattagtttttatgttaaattcacatttctggactttactatgagtttgtgtgtttttctatgatttcaggtaaattctgactgaaataagggatttgagcaaaactctgaagaaggctgacaaaaggactgctgatgctgttggaatctgacctccctgcactcgaaatggattttctggagctacaaaactccaattggcgcgctctcaacggcgttggaaagtagacatccagggctttccagcaatatataatagtccatactttattcgaagaatgacgacgtaacttagcgttaaacgccaagtacacgctgctgtctgaagttaaacgccagaaaaacgtcatgatccggagttaaacgcccaaaacacgtcataactcaaagtttaacgccaagaaatgccttagctcgtggaatgatcaagctcagcccaagcatacaccaagtgggccccggaagtggatttatgcatcaattacttactcatgtaaaccctaggagctagtctaagtatatatagaacatttatctattgtattagatgtcttttgaccacgtttcatctttggtctcagttttgctttattcttcatcctaagagatcattgatcacgttagggggggctggccattcggccatgcctgaaccctttacttatgtattttcaacggtggagtttctgcacaccatagattaagggtgtggagctctgctgcacctcaagtattaatgaaattctatcttcttctattcaattctcttttattcttattccaagatattcattcgtacccaagaacatgatgaatgtgatgagttcgattaccctcattatcattctcacttatgaacgcgcgtgattgacaaccacttccgttctacatgNNNNNNNNNNNNNNNNNNNNNNNNNNNNNNNNNNNNNNNNNNNNNNNNNNNNNNNNNNNNNNNNNNNNNNNNNNNNNNNNNNNNNNNNNNNNNNNNNNNNNNNNNNNNNNNNNNNNNNNNNNNNNNNNNNNNNNNNNNNNNNcattttcccgagaggattgaaagtagccacagttgatggtgaacccctatacaaagcttgccatggaaaggagtaagaaggattgagtagaagcagtaggagagcaggcgtccttgagccatgcagcatctccattcgcttatctgaaatttccaccaatgaatctgcataagtcttctatccttttatttaatctattcttttatctttattttcgaaaacccataactattttaatctgcctgactgagatttgcaaggtgaccatagcttgcttcataccaacaatctctgtgggatcgacccttactcacgtaaggtttattacttggacgacccagtacacttgctggttagttgaacggagttgtgaatttaaccagtgccataataaagctttcattcaaaatccaaagaacgtagatcacaatttcgtccaccaccacCTCCTACGAATCTAGATCTATTTCAAAATCAGAAATATCTTCTACAAAAGCGTCATCATCAAcacatatcttcttcttctcctttccaAACCCTTACCATTACCCTTTTCATCACTCTTATTTGTATTTTCCTTTCTACATATTTGCTTACGTGAAGGAATAGGGTCTCCAACATATGAATCAGACGAGTTGTCTTCCTTAACTGGTTTATAGGGCTTATCTTCTGCAGTCTCATCAGAATTAGAGGAGTCTTCATCAGAGGACAACATTACAGGTATATTGCTACCCTGTGACTTTTTCTGACCTTTTGTGTAATCTATCACAGCAGCAGACCTCAAGCAATATCTCCTGCTCACTTTGATTTGAGTTGGTTTGGGGACTATCTTAGTCTTCTTTTTTAGTTGTTGTTCCTTAGGCACCGTAACTGAGACTTTGGGTACTTGGTCACTTGGTCAACTAATATTAACAGTGGGAGTCTTTTCAGCATTGGGATTAGTACAATGGTGTAGAACAGATGTAGTATTTTTGTTTGCTTGCTCTCTCCAACATCCCTTACTTGATCATCAACATAAATCATAACCTCCTTCCCTTACAGTAGTTCAGGTGACGAAACCTCATATTTAATAAAAACATCAATAAGATCCTGGCTTTGTGAACCCATCCAACACATCTCTCTTAACTTTACATCAGTGTTTAACTTCCTCAAATTGACCTCCATGCTCTTCCCAGGTACAAGCCACCAAACTTCCTTCATTCTGTCATAACCTAGCTCTTTAAAGTAGTTTCTCAGATAAAATACATCTAATCTATCCACCTCAAGATCACCCAAGCAGCTTCTATTATCAAGATAGTACCCCACATTTTCATCAACATCCTTTTTAAAAGCTTTTTCATGATGAAACATAATATCCAAAACTTCATCCATCtgcaacatatataaataaataaattaaatacatgCAACACTAACAGTGTATCAAACTTCACATGAGtaacattcataaaaaaatctcCTGTTTCATACATCGAAAAACAAAGCAAATGAAATCCCTCCCTAACATAATAACCACAAAAAACCTAACAGCATAATAATCTCAAAAAAACACAAATGCGAATGAAATCACCtcaaaaaataactcaaatgAAGAATGATCAATGAGtacccaatttttttttcaattggcaACAATATTGCTAACATCGTTCATACTCACCATGATCGTACCCTCTGCTTCAGCAACTTTCTATGGTTGGCATCCTTCCTTCTCATactaacaaactaaaaaaatcGTTAATGTGAAGGTGTCCTACTGTCACGATATTCTCTGGAGGAGGAGGAAACAAAATAGtttaagaaaagaagaagaagaagaaagaattgtGAATGATCACCCTTACCCAAAAAATCTTTCAATACCCCCTGCACAACAATACGATACCGTTCTTTTTCATTTCGTGCCTATAagcaaaacgacgtcgttttagaCGTCTTACATTGCAGTAGCAGTGCCAGGTCAGCGCCCGCTTGTTGACTCACGTTGGAATTGGGTAGAGAGATCTGTATGTAGTTTGAAGTTCAAACTAGAGGGTATATTTAGTGCAATTGAAAACTAAAGGACAACATTAATACACGGGCAGAATTTAGAGGACCAATTTGGTGATTTAGTTAATATTATAGAATAGACTGGCTGAAttgataattagatttttaaataaaatattattttaatttttaaaatttttgtctaaaattaaaagtactagTTTTTGAGTAATTTTATCCCTATAAAAGTTAATTATGAAACAAAAATCTCTTCAATCCCCTGCTCATTGGTGTTAGGATCTTGGAAGAATTGGAATTAGGATTAGTTGTGAAATGACAGTGGCAGATGTAGGTTTagtttaattaagttgtttttaaaaaagtgcttgtgctttttaaaagtttttactTCTgtgtttgataaataaaaaagaaataaaaatttatgtgtagttatttttatgtgaagttgTTAGTTAAAGATTGCTAAATGATTTGACATGTTTGACTAAATTGTTATCTAAagaattttaattatcaatatcACATGAGGACAACTGCATGTGACTTTTTGcggaaattatttttaatatagaaatAGAAATTGTGTTTTGGTTGAATATTGATATTTGGAGTGTATTACAGTACTGGATGTGCAGAAAATGCTGATACAACATGTAGAGAACATGTTGTTGTAACTTGATACGTGTTCAACACACCCTTCGCATATTGGCTAAGATGTTGCCACGTAGGCAACACGCCCTCACGTGTTGATTCCCACCTATAAAATCTACCCacctataattatatcaaataatttcatttccaacaaaaacaccaatattttttcatacgaaaaaaattaacttgAATTTTCACCTCAAAAAAACTATATGCTTTATGTTTGCAGCTTTTAAAAGATAGAAgtacttttaaaaatatctaaagtGGAGCTTATCAAAATTGACTTGtacttatcaaaatttaaaaagttttaatataacttcatatattaataaatttttaaaagtttactattatatttatgtttattaatatgtttaaattttaaaagttattttactaaatacAATGGTTGTTATTTGTActtatcaaaaaatttatttttaatttactttaccaaaaataaatattataatttttaaagaattatattttaatagctagttttataaattatttttgaaaaataaatattttactaaacTACACCATAATGGGATATTATAGTGTGTCTTGGGATTACAATGGGGTgagatttttttgtatattatttttattaagaataaattcgtttataaattaatattttaagaaaatgaccattttaaaaaattattgtaacgttggaacaattttaaaaataaaaagatgattttaatattagaaaaaaaatcttaagagtcaaaataatattttattgtatatttttatattttttaagccACATAATTGGATCTGATTATTGTTCGTTGGATCTATTCCTTCTTAAATCAACTGTGAGATGAGGAAGAATTGTTATACTTATTCTTTTATATGGCAATATAGcatgaccaatttttttttgtttctttaaaaTAGAGCACTATATCTAATACTACAATCAATTTATCTAACATAATAACTTAAGATAACTTAGTCTTCGATTCCTTTTAAATAGACAGTGAGATTTGGCTTATTACTCGTTAGTAAACTTGTGTCAATTCAATTAGTCTTGCTAGATTGTTACACACATGCTGCTAACATAACTACACATCTTATCTCTAAAAAGACTCTTTGATAATCCACATTATCAATTTGCAATAgcataacatttttttaatgaaaaaaaaaaacataaaaatgaaaaagcaaaaagaaagtGTCCCAATAAGAATATCCCAGAATTCTTTCAACAACTTGCTCATAAAAGAAATTTACACACTTACAAGCATAGCtgttttttcaaaagaaagtaaaagtaattaaaaataaatcctAGGAGATCACATTTTTCCCCCTTTAATAATGACTTTACAAATCTTTATCATCTAAAGGACTAAAAAGGACATAACAAAAATACATAACCACAAAGTTCTCTTTAACATGTCGGCAAAACCTGCATACATAGCCAAAGAAGAAGCATGAGAAATAATCATGATAGGGAATTGGCAACCCTTTTGAGATGGATCTTCATCTGTTACAATAGCCAAGCCAGAAAAATCACAGTCCCAATCTCTCTGATTGTTCACTTGATAATACATATTGAAGGCATAAGATGCATTCCCTTCAAGTGTAAGGCCATTACAAGAGGAACCATATCCCAAAGCAGTGCAATCTGATAGGCTACAAGCATAGTCAATGCTATCTGGCAAGTAGTTTAAGTCAACAGCATCAGGGTCTAAGATACACCATTGTTTCTCCCTGTACCTCACTCCTTCCACAGGAGCCAGACCCTTATTCTCATTCATACCTATGTTGCACAAACACCAATGTTAATATAAGATATCATAAAATATCTTATATGTAAGATACAAATACAACAATATATTTGactgaaaataaaagattacCTTTCAAGTCAAGTTGGTACTTTGGTTTGCCATCAAACTCAAAGATTCCCCAATGCCTCTCAAAATTACCAGGTGCAATGCTCTTAGCATTCTCATCAATAAGACTAAATAGATAAATGTCAATTGTTGTGCCTTTCCTCTTAGGAGTTCCATTCCCACTCATAACATGTTTGAGCAAACCCATATTGAACCTTTCTGCATTCTTGACATTAGCATTTTTGTCACCATCAGTTGGCCACCCGACTTCACCAACCATGACATGCATCTCAGGGTACCCTGCCTTCTCTAGAGCCCAGAGAAGCGTGTCGAGATTCGCGTCGAAAACATTGGTGTAGACCGAATTGCCATCCCTTAGAGGCTTGTTGTTGCCATCAAAGAATGcaaaatcaaatgggaaatgATCATTTCCATAGAGACTAAGGAAGGGATAGATATTAACTGTGAAAGGTGCATTGTTTGAGTATAAGAACTGGATTATCTCAATTGTGAGGTCTCTAACTTCAGGTCTGAAGTCACCTGCTGAAGGAACTGGATTTGATTCTGGGGAA is part of the Arachis duranensis cultivar V14167 chromosome 1, aradu.V14167.gnm2.J7QH, whole genome shotgun sequence genome and encodes:
- the LOC127741459 gene encoding glucan endo-1,3-beta-glucosidase 8-like isoform X2, with amino-acid sequence MAALIGTDIEVMLAIPNNMLEEMSKNPKVADSWVDENVTSYLYTGGVNIKYIAVGNEPFLKEYNGSYLQSTLPALKNIQTSLNNAGIGSRVKVTVPFNADIYYSPESNPVPSAGDFRPEVRDLTIEIIQFLYSNNAPFTVNIYPFLSLYGNDHFPFDFAFFDGNNKPLRDGNSVYTNVFDANLDTLLWALEKAGYPEMHVMVGEVGWPTDGDKNANVKNAERFNMGLLKHVMSGNGTPKRKGTTIDIYLFSLIDENAKSIAPGNFERHWGIFEFDGKPKYQLDLKGMNENKGLAPVEGVRYREKQWCILDPDAVDLNYLPDSIDYACSLSDCTALGYGSSCNGLTLEGNASYAFNMYYQVNNQRDWDCDFSGLAIVTDEDPSQKGCQFPIMIISHASSLAMYAGFADMLKRTLWLCIFVMSFLVL
- the LOC127741459 gene encoding glucan endo-1,3-beta-glucosidase 8-like isoform X1, translated to MAEEKAIFLIVLSTMFLCVSGVGVNWGTMATHQLPPEKVVKMLQENGFDKLKLFDAEEWIMAALIGTDIEVMLAIPNNMLEEMSKNPKVADSWVDENVTSYLYTGGVNIKYIAVGNEPFLKEYNGSYLQSTLPALKNIQTSLNNAGIGSRVKVTVPFNADIYYSPESNPVPSAGDFRPEVRDLTIEIIQFLYSNNAPFTVNIYPFLSLYGNDHFPFDFAFFDGNNKPLRDGNSVYTNVFDANLDTLLWALEKAGYPEMHVMVGEVGWPTDGDKNANVKNAERFNMGLLKHVMSGNGTPKRKGTTIDIYLFSLIDENAKSIAPGNFERHWGIFEFDGKPKYQLDLKGMNENKGLAPVEGVRYREKQWCILDPDAVDLNYLPDSIDYACSLSDCTALGYGSSCNGLTLEGNASYAFNMYYQVNNQRDWDCDFSGLAIVTDEDPSQKGCQFPIMIISHASSLAMYAGFADMLKRTLWLCIFVMSFLVL